The region CGATTCTTTCCAGTAACTTTGGCAATGGGATTTCGGGGGATGTGCAGGTGACTGCGAAGATGATTACCCTCGATGGCAGTACGCCAAAGAACCAATCGCCTACGGGCATTGCCAGTCAAGTGGTGTCTAATATCAAGGGGCAGGGGGGCAATATTACGGTTGATACAGATTCCCTAACTGCGACCAATGGGGCGAACATTTCCGCCAGTACCTTTGGCATTAGCAATGCGGGAAATGTGAAAATTAATGCAAAAACGATTGTTCTAGAGGGCACAACTCCGAGTGGTAGCTCCAGCAGTGGCATTTTTAGTGCGGTGAATAATACAGGAATTGGCCAAGGGGGAGAAATTATTGTCCAGACTGGAGTTTTGCAAATGGCCCGAGGAGCAGCCGTTTCTGCTAAAACGTTTGGAGAGGGAAAGGCGGGGAATGTTCGCATTATTGCCGATCGAATCAGCGTAGATGGCGTCACTCCGGATGGCCAATTTGCGACAGCTATCACTAGTGAGGTAGGACGTACTGGAAAAGGGGAGGGTGGCAATATTGCAGTGCAAGCGCGATCGATCGATATCACCAATGGAGCGTTAATAAGTACCAGCAACCTCAGTACTGGCCAAGCTGGCAATCTGGAGATTAGTGCGGAAACGATTCGGTTATTAAATGGCAGTGAGATTAGAGCTGGATCTGTTTCGGGCAATGGTGCAAATATTAAGCTGAATGTGCGAAATTTACTTTTGATGCGTAATAATAGCAACGTTTTAACCAGTGCGGGAACCATTCAAACGGGAGGTAATGGGGGAAATATTACGATCGAGGCACCTTTTATTCTGGGAATATTGCGAGAGAATAGCGACATTCGTGCCAATGCCTTTACGGGGAATGGCGGCAACATCACAATTAACACCAACGCGATCTACGGTTTGCAATTTCAACCCAACCTTACCCCTTTCAGTGACATTACCGCCAGTTCTCAATTTGGTTTGAATGGTACGGTGACTCTCAATACCCTCAACATCGACCCCAACCGAGGACTTATCACCCTGCCCACAAACTTAACTGATCCAGCCCAAAAAATTTCCCAGGACTGTCAGCCTGGTCAGCAAGCCTCCAGAAGTTCCTTTATCGTCAGCGGGCGGGGAGGCATTCCCCTCAGCCCCGAGCAACCCTTGGAAAGCGCCGTGGGGATGGCCCCGTGGGTTCCTCTGCCCGATGCATCCGCCCCCGGCCCAGCAGTCATCCTCGATCGGGTGGTCTGGCCCGTTCTGCCCCATCCAACCCCGATCGTGCAGGCCCAGGGCTGGCAACGGGAACCCGACGGTACGGTCAAACTGGTGACTGCGATGCCAACGGGGGGGGTGCGGTTGGGTGGGACTGTGGAAAATTGTCTCGCAAAATTGTGGCAAGACTAGCACTGCACTGAGATTCGTTAAGAAACCTCTAATTTCCCTAGAAAAGTGAGCCTGAGACAGTTTAGAATCAGGCTTTCTAGCCATGTTTAGTCAATTTATTTTTCATGCAACCTTTTTTCATACCCCAGTGTAAATAAGACTGTGAAGCATTTCCTTCAACAATCGCTATGCATCTTCGCCAAGAACTGATCGCGTTATTTTCAACCTTTGTCCAATTTGAGGACGATCGCTTTTCCAGTTGGGCGACGGATGCACGATTGCGCCGTCATATGCAGCAATATCTGAGTACGCAGCGTCTTAGTATGCAGCATCTTAGTGTTCAAAATCTTAGTGTTCAGAATCTTAGTGTTCAGAATTTTAGTACGCCGGGGCAAAACCGCGACCTATCCCATTCTGACCTATCCCATTCTGAAGGGGAATGGACGTTATATTGGCATCAACGCTGGGTACAGAGCGATTCTCCTTCATCGAACTCGCTCCCGCTGGGCCATCTCACCGCTTACTTGCAGGAATCCTGCTACTGGGCTGCCAGCCAAACCCTGCGGAAAGTAGCCAATGTTCCCTTAGCAGCACAATACGGTTTATCCGACTATTTTCAAATTGCCATTGCCAAGGTAGAGACAGTTCTGAAGCAATTTAACCCCGATCGGGGAACCCGCTTAAAAAACTTCGCTCACCTCGCCTTCTCCAGCCTCTTACGGGATTACTTACGACAACGGCAGGACGTAGCACTGTGTACGAATCTGGGATTGCTACGCAGAACTAGTAAAAAACGATTTCTGGAAGCCTTAGAGCAAGTGGGCTTATCATCCGGGGAAATCGCTCAATATCGGCTGGCTTGGACCTGTTTCAATGCGCTCTACGACCGATCGTTGCAAAATCCGTCGCAATCCGTCTCGCTCCCATCGGCTCAAGCACCGTCAGGGATCCAGCAATTTTCTAACCTAGATCCCGAACTGAGCCTTGCCATCAGCCAACTCTACAACCGTGAACGCCATAGCCAGATCGATCGAACTGCACCGGAATGCCAACCGGAGACCCTTGAACGCTGGCTGAATCAATGCGCCGCCTGGGTACGCAGTTATCTCTATCCATCCGTGGAGTCTTTAAATCGTCCGCTTTTGGGGGAGGAAACAGACACCGACTTTCAGGAAAGTTTAGCCGATCCCCAGGGGGAGTCGTTTCTGGCAGCGCTGATCGCCCAGGAAGACCTTCAGGAACGCCAACGCCAACGGGAACATTTGCACCAAGCGATCGCGACTCGTTTGGCCACCCTAGAGCCGCAATCTCAAGAGATTCTACGTCTTTACTACCAGCAGGGGTTGACTCAACAACAGATGATGCAGTACTTACAAATGAGTCAGGCTACAGTGTCTCGACGGTTGACTAAAGCCAGAGAAACGTTATTGCTTAAAATCGTGGAATGGAGCCAGGAACAGTTGAATATTTCTCCTACGCCGAACCTAATAAAAGATATGAGTGCTGCTTTAGAAGAATGGCTGGGCGTTTACTACGGTCAACCCAATCCTGTCTCTAGCAGTCCCAGTGCGGGTAAGGAGAGAGTGTCATGATTGAGTTTGCCGATCCCAAGGAATGGTGGCTGGAACTTTCACCCAGTTTGCGGGCGGAGGCCGATCGCCAAAGTCAGCAAATCCCTGCCAGTGATAGGCTGCTGGGCCAGCAGCGTGCCTATGTAAACCGCCTTTGTTTACAGCGATCCTTGACTTGGTTGCGGGAGGATCAGCCGGAGGTAACTCCTTGGTTACCGGATACGGAGTGGCCTGCGCTCTGGGAATTTGTCAATGGATCTGCGGTCACGATCGGGGCGACCCGGTTGATTTTGTTGCCGAGTCAGGCGATCGATGATGGCGAGTTAGAAGTACCCCAGGAATGGGTGGATATTCCCAGTTGGGTGGGGGATTATTATCTAGCAGTACAGGTGCGCCCAGACCAGGGTTGGTTACGGGTTTGGGGCTATGCAACCCATGAAGACTTAAAGTCGATCGCCACCTATGATTCCCGCGATCGGACTTACTCCCTAGCAGCGGAACAGTTAACCCAGGACTTAAATGTGCTGTGGCTCACGGTGCAGCTTTGTCCCAGGGCGCAGACCCGTACCCTGGTTGCACCTTTACCCGAACTCTCTCCAACGCAGCTAGAAGCCCTGATTTTAAATTTAAGCAATCCGGAAATCGCCTTTCCTCGACTAGCAGTTCCCTTTGCCAGTTGGGGAGCGTTATTGCAATCGCCAACAGCACGACAGCAATTATTACAACAGCGGTTACAACAACATGCACAAAGTAATCTACAAAATCATTTGCAAGAACAATTACGGACGCAAATAATACAAGAATCAATCCAAGAGCCACCGCAAAAATCACGGCAAGAATCGCCAACATCTTTACAACAAAACCACCCAGTCACCCACTTGCGAGATTGGTGGCAAGGTCAATTTTCGGATCTGTGGCAGGCGATCGATGCGGTTTTGTTGCCTCATTTGTTGCCTCAACAGTGGGCTACGGCCTGGAGGAGCGATCCAGCACAATCCTCTGGGACAATCAGTCGCATGAAAGTCCTAGAATTCGGCAGTTATCCCGGTGAAGAATCGATCGCGCTGATTTTGAGCCTGACGCCTGTGGATGCCTCGCTGACGGAAATTCGGCTTCAGATCTGCCCCACGGGAGATGATCCGTGTCTACCGCAGGCCGTTCAGGTTAGATTACTAGATGGGGCTGGTCAGGAAATTGGACAGGCTCGGGCAACGGTGAC is a window of Alkalinema sp. FACHB-956 DNA encoding:
- a CDS encoding S-layer family protein, whose amino-acid sequence is MANLPQWLQPFSGGARLLGGMLLLAPSLVWPVLVLPRPSQAQIVGDGTLGTQINGSAIAPCTGNCTITNGTIRGDNLFHSFRQFSLPNRDVAGFVTAPTIRNVIVRVTGVGEPFISTINGTIATSNPANVFLLNPNGIIFGPRAAVNIGGSFLATTGDRLQFADGTVLRTADPAPLLTLSVPIGVQMGQTPGEIRSAMRIGAGVNSQFTDFALIGGNIVLDNSFIFAPGHQIQLVSLGPIGAVALDLNGDRLNVALPLPINTPQQDITLTNESVLRITSSRGSGGIQLAGRTLFLNKSVLIAGIDRGSDNSPSYQAGNITVNATENLQLTQGAAISNEVPRGTIGQGGDIYITARNIQAFDGSNIATRTAGGGNAGKVQVTANAITLAGVSPRDIGSGIGSITLDSTGNARGGDVIVKTHLLTMTQGSTILSSNFGNGISGDVQVTAKMITLDGSTPKNQSPTGIASQVVSNIKGQGGNITVDTDSLTATNGANISASTFGISNAGNVKINAKTIVLEGTTPSGSSSSGIFSAVNNTGIGQGGEIIVQTGVLQMARGAAVSAKTFGEGKAGNVRIIADRISVDGVTPDGQFATAITSEVGRTGKGEGGNIAVQARSIDITNGALISTSNLSTGQAGNLEISAETIRLLNGSEIRAGSVSGNGANIKLNVRNLLLMRNNSNVLTSAGTIQTGGNGGNITIEAPFILGILRENSDIRANAFTGNGGNITINTNAIYGLQFQPNLTPFSDITASSQFGLNGTVTLNTLNIDPNRGLITLPTNLTDPAQKISQDCQPGQQASRSSFIVSGRGGIPLSPEQPLESAVGMAPWVPLPDASAPGPAVILDRVVWPVLPHPTPIVQAQGWQREPDGTVKLVTAMPTGGVRLGGTVENCLAKLWQD
- a CDS encoding sigma-70 family RNA polymerase sigma factor → MHLRQELIALFSTFVQFEDDRFSSWATDARLRRHMQQYLSTQRLSMQHLSVQNLSVQNLSVQNFSTPGQNRDLSHSDLSHSEGEWTLYWHQRWVQSDSPSSNSLPLGHLTAYLQESCYWAASQTLRKVANVPLAAQYGLSDYFQIAIAKVETVLKQFNPDRGTRLKNFAHLAFSSLLRDYLRQRQDVALCTNLGLLRRTSKKRFLEALEQVGLSSGEIAQYRLAWTCFNALYDRSLQNPSQSVSLPSAQAPSGIQQFSNLDPELSLAISQLYNRERHSQIDRTAPECQPETLERWLNQCAAWVRSYLYPSVESLNRPLLGEETDTDFQESLADPQGESFLAALIAQEDLQERQRQREHLHQAIATRLATLEPQSQEILRLYYQQGLTQQQMMQYLQMSQATVSRRLTKARETLLLKIVEWSQEQLNISPTPNLIKDMSAALEEWLGVYYGQPNPVSSSPSAGKERVS
- a CDS encoding DUF1822 family protein — encoded protein: MIEFADPKEWWLELSPSLRAEADRQSQQIPASDRLLGQQRAYVNRLCLQRSLTWLREDQPEVTPWLPDTEWPALWEFVNGSAVTIGATRLILLPSQAIDDGELEVPQEWVDIPSWVGDYYLAVQVRPDQGWLRVWGYATHEDLKSIATYDSRDRTYSLAAEQLTQDLNVLWLTVQLCPRAQTRTLVAPLPELSPTQLEALILNLSNPEIAFPRLAVPFASWGALLQSPTARQQLLQQRLQQHAQSNLQNHLQEQLRTQIIQESIQEPPQKSRQESPTSLQQNHPVTHLRDWWQGQFSDLWQAIDAVLLPHLLPQQWATAWRSDPAQSSGTISRMKVLEFGSYPGEESIALILSLTPVDASLTEIRLQICPTGDDPCLPQAVQVRLLDGAGQEIGQARATVTETIHLQFTAEVGEGFQVEVISGDQRLVEGFEV